In the genome of Pan troglodytes isolate AG18354 chromosome 15, NHGRI_mPanTro3-v2.0_pri, whole genome shotgun sequence, one region contains:
- the LOC744168 gene encoding mitochondrial import receptor subunit TOM6 homolog — protein MASSTVPVSAAGSANETPEIPDNVGDWLRGVYRFATDRNDFRRNLILNLGLFAAGVWLARNLSDIDLMAPQPGV, from the coding sequence ATGGCTTCCAGCACTGTCCCGGTGAGCGCTGCTGGCTCGGCTAATGAAACTCCGGAAATACCGGACAACGTGGGAGATTGGCTTCGGGGCGTCTACCGCTTTGCCACTGATAGGAATGACTTCCGGAGGAACTTGATACTAAATTTGGGACTCTTTGCTGCGGGAGTTTGGCTGGCCAGGAACTTGAGTGACATTGACCTCATGGCACCTCAGCCAGGGGTGTAG